One window of the Chitinophaga niabensis genome contains the following:
- a CDS encoding RNA polymerase sigma factor, whose translation MTNIEEAEWVRRFREGDLLAFEWLYHQYAKEMMDVAAGKLVSLEEARDIIHDLLVELWGKRAQLHIEQSLRAYLMKAVRFRVIDHLRRNMLHENYLAAVETSDNDVDNSTGNTLIYKDLDNAVSAELDRLPPRAREIYRLSRQQHMSVNEIASTLNISNQTVKNQLTMVLKQLRFSLKRMFFFFL comes from the coding sequence ATGACCAACATAGAAGAAGCCGAATGGGTGCGCCGTTTCAGGGAAGGTGATCTTCTTGCGTTTGAATGGTTATACCATCAATATGCAAAGGAAATGATGGATGTTGCTGCAGGGAAACTGGTTTCCCTGGAAGAGGCAAGAGATATCATTCACGACCTGTTGGTAGAACTCTGGGGAAAACGTGCGCAGCTTCACATTGAACAATCCCTTCGTGCTTACCTGATGAAAGCCGTGCGTTTCAGGGTGATCGATCATTTACGCCGTAATATGTTACACGAAAACTATCTGGCAGCAGTAGAAACATCGGATAATGATGTAGATAACAGCACCGGTAATACCCTGATCTATAAAGACCTTGACAATGCGGTTTCAGCAGAGCTGGACCGTTTGCCGCCCCGGGCCCGTGAAATTTACCGCCTCAGCAGGCAACAGCACATGAGTGTGAATGAGATTGCCAGCACCCTCAATATCTCCAATCAAACCGTAAAGAATCAACTCACCATGGTTTTGAAGCAATTGCGCTTTTCCCTGAAGCGGATGTTCTTTTTCTTTCTCTGA
- a CDS encoding glycerophosphodiester phosphodiesterase gives MRLRYRLSKSLIMIPALMAAVAVHGQVPSLLLNNYKIPAAKKGALVGQVFNAQGVAQAAKLVEDTSGLFIISKKGELRLNKKNSVAANVPSFKYAVTVQSGDARETFILVRDDFHRNKVVAHRGAWKNTGSSQNSLSSLKDAIRIGAEGTEFDVWLSKDGIPVLSHDNHIGGKKVEETLVADLTTIPLNKGDHVPLFEDYILEGMKQNTTHLVLELKPSGLGKVRGEELATKCVELIRKHQCEAWMLYISFDYNICKKIVELNPFAKVAYLNGDKTPAELKADKIWGFDYNFKVIDKDINIIKDAKKNGINVNIWTVNKPEQMDAYLKAGVDYLTTDEPEILLEKVK, from the coding sequence ATGCGTCTACGTTATAGACTGAGCAAAAGTCTGATTATGATCCCTGCATTGATGGCAGCAGTTGCGGTTCATGGGCAGGTGCCTTCCCTGCTGTTGAACAATTACAAGATCCCCGCGGCTAAAAAAGGTGCCCTGGTGGGACAGGTGTTTAATGCTCAGGGTGTTGCCCAGGCAGCTAAACTGGTGGAAGATACCTCAGGCCTCTTCATCATCAGCAAAAAAGGGGAATTACGCCTGAATAAGAAAAACAGTGTGGCGGCGAATGTGCCTTCCTTCAAATATGCCGTAACCGTTCAGAGTGGCGATGCGCGCGAAACTTTTATCCTTGTAAGAGATGATTTTCACCGTAATAAAGTGGTAGCTCACCGCGGTGCTTGGAAAAATACAGGCTCCAGCCAGAACTCCCTCAGCTCCCTGAAAGATGCTATCCGCATTGGTGCAGAAGGTACTGAATTCGATGTATGGCTGTCAAAGGACGGCATACCCGTACTTTCTCATGATAACCATATCGGGGGTAAAAAGGTCGAGGAAACATTAGTGGCAGATCTTACCACCATACCATTAAATAAAGGTGATCATGTTCCTTTATTTGAAGATTACATCCTCGAAGGCATGAAACAGAATACTACCCACCTGGTACTGGAGCTGAAACCTTCCGGTTTAGGCAAGGTAAGGGGAGAGGAATTGGCCACCAAATGTGTGGAACTGATCCGCAAACATCAATGTGAGGCCTGGATGCTGTACATCAGCTTCGACTATAATATCTGCAAAAAGATCGTGGAACTGAACCCTTTTGCCAAGGTGGCTTACCTGAATGGAGATAAAACACCCGCAGAGCTGAAAGCAGACAAGATCTGGGGTTTTGACTACAACTTCAAGGTGATAGATAAAGACATCAATATCATTAAGGATGCGAAGAAAAACGGCATCAACGTGAATATCTGGACGGTGAACAAACCCGAGCAAATGGATGCTTACCTGAAAGCAGGTGTGGATTACCTGACTACCGATGAACCCGAGATATTGCTGGAAAAAGTTAAATAA
- a CDS encoding APC family permease has product MSINQENSFKPSLSLVDATMIVAGSMIGSGIFIVSAEVARSMGSSGWMMAMWVLAGIVTLIAALSYGELSGMFPKAGGQYVYLREAYNPFIAFLFGWTQFGVIQTGTIAAVAMAFAKYVGYLAPELGEKNYLFEIGSFHVSVAQVVAMLSVILLTFINTKGVKNGKIIQTVFTFTKLFSLFGLIIFGLIIGAKAEIWNANWANAWELNSLSMADGQLVTTGLTTMAFFGAVAVSMKGTLFSSDAWNNVTFIAGEIKNPQKNIGRALFLGTFIVTIIYVAANFMYLAVLPFNEIAFAPSDRVGVAAAERIFGAGVGAATIAVMIIISTFGCNNGLILSGARIYYTMAKDGLFFKQAGELNKDDVPGFGLWIQCAWTCVLCLSGKYNDLLAMVIFGVLVFYVITILGIFILRKTRPDVPRSYKAFGYPVLPALYILIALSLAILLLIYEPNYAIPGLGIILLGIPLYFIAQRSKK; this is encoded by the coding sequence ATGTCAATCAACCAGGAAAACTCTTTCAAACCAAGTCTAAGTCTGGTGGATGCCACCATGATCGTAGCCGGTTCCATGATAGGATCCGGTATTTTTATTGTATCCGCGGAGGTAGCACGCTCCATGGGCTCTTCCGGATGGATGATGGCCATGTGGGTATTGGCGGGTATTGTAACCCTGATTGCTGCGCTCAGTTATGGAGAACTGTCCGGCATGTTCCCTAAAGCAGGTGGGCAATATGTGTACCTGCGGGAAGCTTACAATCCATTCATCGCCTTCCTCTTTGGATGGACGCAGTTCGGGGTGATCCAAACGGGTACCATTGCTGCGGTGGCCATGGCTTTTGCCAAGTATGTAGGTTACCTGGCGCCGGAACTGGGGGAGAAGAATTATCTCTTTGAAATAGGCAGCTTTCATGTGTCTGTAGCACAGGTGGTGGCCATGCTCTCTGTTATCCTGCTCACTTTTATTAATACAAAGGGAGTGAAAAATGGTAAGATCATTCAAACTGTTTTCACCTTTACCAAACTGTTCTCTCTTTTTGGATTAATCATCTTCGGATTGATCATCGGCGCCAAAGCAGAGATCTGGAATGCCAACTGGGCAAATGCCTGGGAGCTGAACAGTCTCAGTATGGCGGATGGCCAGCTGGTGACCACCGGTTTAACCACTATGGCTTTCTTTGGTGCAGTGGCTGTTTCCATGAAAGGTACTCTGTTTTCCAGCGATGCCTGGAATAATGTAACCTTCATTGCCGGAGAGATCAAAAATCCGCAGAAGAACATTGGCAGGGCATTGTTCCTGGGTACTTTTATTGTAACCATTATTTATGTAGCCGCCAACTTCATGTACCTGGCTGTACTGCCTTTCAACGAGATTGCTTTTGCGCCTTCAGACAGGGTGGGTGTAGCAGCAGCAGAACGCATTTTCGGAGCGGGGGTTGGTGCTGCAACCATTGCAGTGATGATCATCATCTCTACTTTTGGTTGTAATAACGGATTGATCTTATCCGGTGCGCGCATCTATTATACCATGGCTAAAGACGGACTGTTCTTCAAACAGGCCGGTGAACTGAATAAAGATGATGTACCGGGTTTTGGCCTTTGGATCCAATGTGCCTGGACCTGTGTACTTTGCCTCAGCGGTAAGTATAACGACCTGCTGGCCATGGTGATATTTGGTGTACTGGTATTCTATGTGATCACCATCCTGGGGATCTTCATCCTGCGTAAAACACGGCCGGATGTTCCCCGTAGTTACAAAGCTTTCGGGTATCCTGTATTGCCGGCATTGTACATCCTGATTGCATTGTCACTGGCTATTCTGCTCCTGATCTATGAGCCTAATTACGCTATTCCGGGATTGGGTATCATCCTGTTAGGTATACCACTATACTTCATTGCACAACGCAGTAAAAAATAA
- a CDS encoding hybrid sensor histidine kinase/response regulator, with protein MWLKLQIRSILYAGTANITDDDQRARILRNNAVALFTGMLALIFGLYYYFISKEEGILYGVLTEAACFFTGILCNRLRLYTAATIIVQFTNLLAVVYFGCLLSLNMEASLLAIFIVGTSFLILKDISSRVISITATFVALALMELNRHYPVIIPIVFEPATALMVHYTALFVIVLLSCLTIVLYVWQNDRLLLKIKSTTHNLEQHAVELERTNEALAKANLTKSIFLRETSHEIRNPLNAIYGISQLLMMEMDKTDQLKSISKLIIHLHSASYNVTQIINNVLELSKLEAGVLDDVRKDHFNMQEWISNIIHIYQYVADLKGVKIELEIDLDMPERMISDKVKLTQVANNLLINAIKFTADNSVINVHLYPENDQWALAVSDQGAGIPEEMVQAIFDPFITKQDAFIDGTGLGLPIAKRLTQLLYGEIKVRRNEDGGSTFIAAFPKEEHVLPPAAAETNFLPDDVDYSDKVILVVEDNMMNQMVFSNFLSRSRCKLILADNGLQALEKARVQVPDLILLDMHMPVMDGYETLLELKKDPRLKDIPVVAISADSFKEAVEEVMQAGANDYVLKPVQFRPLYEVVGKYLKPQPVVI; from the coding sequence ATGTGGCTTAAGCTCCAGATCCGCTCCATCCTGTATGCAGGCACCGCTAACATTACAGACGATGATCAGCGTGCCCGGATACTACGCAACAATGCTGTTGCGCTCTTCACCGGCATGCTGGCATTGATCTTTGGCCTCTATTATTATTTTATATCCAAAGAGGAAGGGATCCTCTATGGTGTACTCACAGAAGCTGCCTGTTTTTTTACGGGTATTTTATGTAACAGATTAAGGCTGTATACCGCAGCTACCATCATTGTTCAGTTCACCAACCTGCTGGCAGTGGTCTATTTCGGCTGCCTGCTCAGCCTGAATATGGAAGCCAGCCTGCTGGCCATCTTTATTGTTGGTACATCCTTCCTGATCCTGAAGGACATCAGCTCCCGGGTTATTTCCATTACCGCCACCTTTGTGGCCCTGGCTTTAATGGAACTTAACCGGCATTATCCGGTGATCATTCCTATTGTTTTTGAACCAGCCACTGCACTGATGGTGCATTATACAGCCCTGTTCGTGATTGTACTGCTTAGCTGCCTCACCATTGTATTATACGTCTGGCAGAACGACCGGCTGCTGCTTAAAATAAAAAGCACTACGCATAACCTTGAGCAGCATGCTGTGGAACTGGAACGCACGAATGAAGCTTTGGCAAAAGCCAATCTCACCAAAAGTATTTTCCTTCGGGAAACCAGCCACGAGATCCGCAATCCGCTGAATGCCATTTACGGGATCAGCCAGTTACTGATGATGGAAATGGATAAAACAGACCAGTTAAAGTCCATCTCCAAACTGATCATCCATCTTCATTCCGCCAGCTACAATGTTACCCAGATCATCAATAATGTGCTGGAATTATCCAAGCTGGAAGCCGGTGTGCTGGACGATGTGCGGAAGGATCATTTCAATATGCAGGAATGGATCAGCAACATTATCCATATCTACCAATATGTGGCTGACCTGAAGGGTGTAAAAATTGAACTGGAAATAGACCTGGATATGCCGGAAAGGATGATCAGCGATAAAGTAAAACTTACACAGGTTGCCAACAACCTGCTGATCAATGCTATTAAGTTCACCGCTGACAACAGCGTAATTAATGTTCACCTGTACCCGGAAAATGATCAGTGGGCTTTGGCCGTGAGTGACCAGGGCGCAGGCATTCCGGAAGAAATGGTGCAGGCCATCTTTGATCCTTTTATCACAAAGCAGGATGCCTTTATTGATGGCACCGGCCTTGGCCTGCCCATCGCCAAACGGCTGACGCAGTTACTGTATGGAGAGATCAAAGTGCGGCGTAATGAAGATGGCGGCAGCACTTTCATTGCCGCCTTCCCTAAGGAAGAACATGTGCTCCCTCCTGCCGCGGCTGAAACTAATTTCCTGCCAGATGATGTGGATTACAGCGATAAAGTAATATTAGTGGTGGAAGATAATATGATGAACCAGATGGTGTTCTCTAACTTCCTTTCCCGTTCCCGCTGCAAACTGATCCTGGCAGATAACGGCCTGCAGGCATTGGAAAAAGCCAGGGTCCAGGTACCGGACCTCATACTGCTGGATATGCATATGCCCGTGATGGATGGATATGAAACACTCCTTGAGCTGAAGAAAGACCCCAGGTTAAAAGATATTCCGGTGGTAGCTATCTCAGCAGATTCATTCAAAGAAGCGGTGGAAGAAGTGATGCAGGCCGGTGCGAATGACTATGTATTGAAACCTGTTCAGTTCAGGCCTTTGTATGAAGTGGTGGGGAAATACCTGAAACCACAACCCGTGGTTATCTGA
- the rpoC gene encoding DNA-directed RNA polymerase subunit beta', whose product MAIKKENRPKSNFSNITISLASPDTILERSYGEVLKPETINYRTYKPERDGLFCERIFGPVKDYECYCGKYKRIRYKGIVCDRCGVEVTEKKVRRERMGHIRLVVPVVHIWYFKSLPNKIGYLLGMSSKKLETIVYYERYVIIQSGVKQEKGLNYSDLLTEEEYLDILDTLPKDNQMLPDEDPNKFIAKMGAEAVEMMLSRIDLDGLSYQLRNQAATETSQQRKAEALKRLSVVEAFRDANGRVDNRPEWMVMQYIPVVPPELRPLVPLDGGRFASSDLNDLYRRVIIRNNRLKRLIEIKAPEVILRNEKRMLQEAVDSLFDNSRKSNAVKAEGGRALKSLSDVLKGKQGRFRQNLLGKRVDYSGRSVIVVGPELKLHECGLPKDMAAELFKPFIIRKLIERGIVKTVKSAKKLVDRKEAVVWDILENVLKGHPVMLNRAPTLHRLSIQAFQPKLVEGKAIQLHPLVCSAFNADFDGDQMAVHVPLSNAAILEAQLLMLSSHNILNPQNGTPITLPSQDMVLGLYYISKGKKTTAEEVIKGEGKAFYSAEEVIIAYNEGRVDLHANIRVKADLRKADGTLERKLIETTVGRVIFNQFVPREAGFVNALLTKKSLREIIGDIIKATDIPKTAKFLDDIKTLGFRTAFRGGLSFNINDLIIPEAKQLMIDGAAGEVDEVWDNYNTGLITNNERYNQIIDIWSRVDTKVTETLIRELANDKQGFNSVYMMLDSGARGSKQQIKQLAGLRGLMAKPRKSGSSGSEIIENPILSNFKDGLNVLEYFISTHGARKGLADTALKTADAGYLTRRLVDVAQDVVITEEDCGTLRGIATSALKDNEEVVEPLYDRILGRTSLHDVFDPITEELIVSTGQEITEEIAKHIEDSTIETVEIRSVLTCESRRGVCVKCYGKNLATGYTTQRGDAVGIIAAQSIGEPGTQLTLRTFHVGGVAGSASVESTLAAKFDGTVQFDGLRTTTFENSEGEKVQVVIGRTGELRIMDVKNDRLLITNNVPYGSTLVVKDGQKVVKGDVICFWDPFNAVIVSEIAGKIRFDSIIDGITYREEADEQTGHREKVVIETKDKNKIPSLIVDGNKESKSYNLPVGSHVILEEGASVKAGQVIVKIPRVIGKLRDITGGLPRVTELFEARNPSNPAIVSEIDGVVAFGNIKRGNREIIIESRESHIKKYLVPLTRHILVQDGDFVKAGTALSDGSITPADILSIKGPFAVQEYLVNEIQEVYRLQGVKINDKHIEVIVRQMMRKVTIEDPGDTRFLEGDTTDKFEFFEENDQIYDKKVVTEAGDSSTMKAGQIVSLRQVREENSVLRRADKKLVEYRDAESATSSPLLLGITKASLGTHSWISAASFQETTKVLSSAAINGKTDDMLGLKENVITGHLIPAGTGLREFENMIVGSKEEYDILASSKEVFQFDEEE is encoded by the coding sequence ATGGCCATCAAAAAAGAAAATCGTCCTAAATCAAATTTCAGTAACATCACCATTAGTCTCGCTTCTCCGGATACCATCCTGGAGCGTTCTTATGGAGAGGTGCTGAAACCCGAAACCATCAACTACCGTACTTACAAGCCCGAGCGTGATGGTTTGTTCTGCGAAAGGATATTCGGACCTGTAAAGGATTACGAATGTTATTGCGGAAAATATAAGCGTATCCGTTATAAAGGCATTGTGTGCGACCGTTGTGGTGTTGAAGTGACAGAGAAGAAAGTACGTCGTGAAAGAATGGGTCATATTCGTTTAGTAGTGCCTGTTGTTCATATCTGGTATTTCAAATCATTACCTAATAAGATCGGTTACCTGCTCGGTATGAGCTCCAAGAAACTGGAAACGATCGTGTATTATGAAAGATACGTGATCATCCAAAGCGGAGTGAAACAAGAGAAAGGACTGAACTACAGCGATCTGCTGACTGAAGAAGAGTACCTGGATATCCTGGATACCCTTCCGAAAGACAACCAGATGCTGCCGGATGAAGATCCGAATAAATTCATCGCCAAAATGGGTGCTGAAGCGGTAGAAATGATGCTGTCCCGCATAGATCTGGATGGTCTTTCTTACCAACTCCGTAACCAGGCTGCCACTGAAACTTCCCAGCAACGTAAAGCGGAAGCGCTGAAACGTTTGAGTGTGGTAGAAGCTTTCCGTGATGCCAATGGCCGTGTTGATAACCGTCCTGAATGGATGGTGATGCAATACATTCCAGTTGTACCACCGGAATTACGTCCGCTTGTACCATTGGATGGTGGCCGTTTTGCTTCTTCTGACCTGAACGACCTGTATCGCCGTGTGATCATCCGTAACAATCGTCTCAAACGCCTGATCGAGATCAAGGCACCAGAGGTGATCTTACGGAACGAAAAACGGATGTTGCAGGAAGCCGTGGATTCCCTGTTCGATAACTCCAGGAAATCCAATGCCGTTAAAGCAGAAGGCGGACGTGCACTGAAATCTCTCTCCGATGTACTGAAAGGTAAACAAGGCCGTTTCCGTCAGAACCTGCTTGGTAAACGTGTTGACTATTCCGGTCGTTCCGTTATCGTGGTAGGGCCTGAACTGAAACTGCATGAATGTGGTTTACCGAAAGATATGGCTGCTGAACTGTTTAAACCGTTCATTATCCGTAAGCTCATCGAAAGAGGTATCGTAAAAACAGTTAAATCAGCTAAAAAGCTCGTAGATAGAAAAGAAGCAGTGGTTTGGGATATCCTGGAGAATGTACTGAAAGGTCACCCGGTGATGCTCAACCGTGCTCCAACCCTTCACCGTTTGTCTATCCAGGCATTCCAGCCCAAACTGGTGGAAGGTAAAGCCATTCAGCTTCACCCGCTGGTGTGTTCTGCGTTCAACGCTGACTTTGACGGTGACCAGATGGCGGTACACGTTCCATTGAGCAACGCTGCTATCCTGGAAGCCCAGTTACTGATGCTCTCCAGCCACAATATCCTTAACCCGCAGAACGGTACGCCCATCACCCTGCCTTCACAGGACATGGTACTCGGACTGTACTACATTTCCAAGGGTAAGAAAACTACGGCTGAAGAAGTGATCAAAGGAGAAGGTAAAGCCTTCTACTCTGCTGAAGAAGTGATCATTGCTTACAACGAAGGCCGTGTTGACCTTCACGCTAATATCCGCGTAAAAGCAGATCTGCGTAAAGCGGACGGCACGCTGGAAAGAAAGCTGATCGAAACTACAGTAGGCCGTGTGATCTTTAACCAGTTCGTTCCGCGTGAAGCAGGCTTCGTAAATGCCCTGCTCACCAAGAAATCACTGCGCGAGATCATCGGTGATATCATTAAAGCAACAGACATTCCAAAAACCGCGAAATTCCTGGACGATATCAAGACCCTTGGTTTCCGTACAGCATTCCGTGGCGGACTGTCCTTTAATATCAATGACCTGATCATCCCTGAAGCCAAACAACTCATGATCGATGGGGCGGCCGGCGAGGTGGATGAAGTGTGGGATAACTACAACACAGGTCTGATCACCAACAACGAACGTTACAACCAGATCATTGACATCTGGAGCCGTGTGGACACGAAAGTGACCGAAACACTGATCCGTGAGCTCGCCAATGATAAGCAAGGTTTCAACTCAGTATACATGATGTTGGATTCCGGTGCGCGTGGTTCTAAACAACAGATCAAACAGCTGGCTGGTTTGAGAGGATTGATGGCAAAACCACGTAAGAGTGGTTCTTCCGGTTCCGAGATCATCGAGAACCCGATCCTTTCCAACTTCAAAGATGGTCTGAACGTATTGGAGTACTTCATCTCTACGCACGGTGCCCGTAAGGGTCTTGCGGATACAGCGTTGAAAACGGCGGATGCGGGTTACCTGACCCGCCGTCTGGTAGACGTTGCACAGGATGTGGTGATCACGGAAGAAGATTGCGGTACCCTGCGTGGTATTGCAACATCTGCCCTGAAAGATAACGAAGAGGTGGTAGAACCACTGTACGATCGTATCCTGGGCCGTACTTCCCTGCACGATGTGTTTGATCCGATCACTGAAGAGCTGATCGTATCTACAGGTCAGGAAATCACAGAAGAAATTGCCAAACATATTGAAGATAGCACCATTGAAACAGTGGAGATCCGTTCCGTACTTACCTGCGAAAGCCGCAGAGGAGTGTGCGTGAAATGTTATGGTAAAAACCTTGCCACCGGTTACACCACACAACGTGGGGATGCCGTTGGTATCATCGCAGCACAGTCCATCGGTGAACCAGGTACACAGTTGACACTCCGTACCTTCCACGTGGGTGGCGTGGCCGGCTCTGCATCAGTAGAGTCTACCCTCGCCGCTAAATTTGATGGTACTGTTCAGTTCGATGGTCTGCGTACTACCACATTCGAAAACAGCGAAGGTGAGAAAGTACAGGTGGTTATCGGCCGTACCGGTGAATTGAGGATCATGGATGTGAAGAACGACCGTCTCCTGATCACTAACAACGTACCTTATGGATCTACCCTGGTAGTGAAAGATGGTCAGAAAGTAGTGAAAGGTGATGTGATCTGCTTCTGGGATCCGTTCAACGCCGTTATCGTTTCTGAAATTGCCGGTAAGATCCGTTTTGATAGCATCATCGATGGTATCACTTACCGCGAAGAAGCGGATGAGCAAACAGGTCACCGTGAAAAAGTGGTTATCGAAACTAAGGATAAGAATAAGATCCCTTCCCTCATCGTTGATGGCAACAAGGAAAGCAAATCTTACAACTTACCTGTAGGTTCTCACGTAATACTCGAAGAAGGTGCTTCCGTAAAAGCGGGTCAGGTGATCGTGAAGATCCCACGCGTGATCGGTAAGCTGAGGGATATCACGGGTGGTCTGCCACGTGTTACGGAGCTCTTTGAAGCACGTAACCCGAGCAACCCTGCCATCGTTTCTGAAATTGATGGTGTGGTAGCATTTGGTAACATCAAACGTGGTAACCGTGAGATCATCATCGAAAGCCGCGAATCACATATCAAGAAGTACCTCGTTCCGTTGACACGCCACATCCTTGTACAGGATGGTGACTTCGTGAAAGCCGGTACCGCATTGTCCGATGGTTCTATCACACCTGCAGACATCCTGTCTATTAAAGGACCGTTTGCTGTTCAGGAATACCTGGTGAATGAAATTCAGGAGGTATACCGCTTACAGGGTGTGAAGATCAACGACAAACACATTGAGGTGATCGTGCGTCAGATGATGCGTAAAGTAACCATCGAGGATCCGGGAGATACCCGCTTCCTGGAAGGCGATACTACCGATAAGTTTGAATTCTTTGAAGAGAACGATCAGATATACGATAAGAAAGTAGTAACCGAAGCAGGTGATTCCAGTACCATGAAAGCTGGTCAGATCGTTTCCCTGCGCCAGGTTCGTGAAGAGAACTCTGTACTGCGCCGTGCGGACAAAAAGCTTGTGGAATACCGCGATGCGGAATCTGCAACGTCCAGCCCGCTGTTGCTTGGTATCACCAAAGCATCTCTGGGTACACACAGCTGGATCTCTGCCGCATCCTTCCAGGAAACTACCAAAGTACTGTCTTCTGCAGCCATCAACGGTAAAACAGACGACATGCTTGGCCTGAAAGAGAATGTGATCACTGGTCACCTGATCCCGGCCGGTACTGGTTTGAGAGAGTTTGAAAATATGATCGTAGGTTCTAAAGAAGAGTATGATATCCTGGCATCTTCTAAAGAAGTGTTCCAGTTTGACGAAGAGGAATAG
- a CDS encoding OmpH family outer membrane protein, which translates to MYTRQLFVKNGLFLAAVAGVFASCQQANQKNAAANNSSVQQPASGAVLKLAYVDIDSLEAHYDYFKEKKAALEKEKEQAQNEISARERQLQNELQVLQQKAPTMTQAEGEAAQMGLQKKAQQHEQNRQNLYAQLQTKEAQFNEDLQKRLDESVKKFNADNRYAFIFSYRSGATNILYKDEAYNVTTEVIKELNAAAKK; encoded by the coding sequence ATGTACACTCGTCAACTTTTTGTGAAAAATGGATTATTCCTGGCGGCGGTAGCCGGTGTATTCGCATCCTGCCAACAAGCTAATCAAAAGAACGCCGCAGCTAATAATTCTTCTGTACAACAACCCGCCTCGGGCGCAGTTCTAAAGCTGGCGTATGTAGATATTGATTCCCTGGAAGCACACTACGACTACTTTAAAGAAAAAAAGGCGGCACTTGAAAAAGAAAAAGAGCAAGCCCAGAATGAGATCAGTGCCCGCGAAAGGCAATTACAGAACGAATTACAGGTATTGCAGCAAAAAGCGCCTACTATGACGCAGGCAGAAGGTGAAGCAGCGCAAATGGGCCTTCAGAAGAAAGCCCAGCAGCATGAACAAAATCGCCAGAACCTGTATGCACAACTGCAAACCAAAGAAGCACAGTTCAATGAAGACCTGCAAAAACGCCTGGATGAAAGCGTGAAGAAATTCAATGCAGACAATCGTTATGCTTTCATTTTCTCCTATCGCAGCGGAGCTACCAATATCCTGTACAAGGATGAGGCTTACAATGTGACCACCGAGGTGATCAAGGAGTTGAACGCAGCCGCTAAAAAATAA
- a CDS encoding FecR family protein, with the protein MDQEQLSKLLDKYQAGTCTPEEEEQVLNWLNSRNTDQGEWHNMTATAQQAYLDALYKDVRQSIKIPARRQPLRMILRVAAIAVVVLGAALMYILMNRPEQMETIESLAGTKRIQLPDGSVVVLNAASKLHYMADWETREVILEGEAFFDVKASSELPFVITSGEVRTRVLGTSFNIQAYPKDGKISVGVITGKVEMSKAAEKIILEKGEAGVFDKQQGKLSHGVFQKEPEAWVKGELNFFHMPLSEVTVVLQRHYDVSIEISNNSSKQCEITGRFHVNQTIDEVLQLICKTIDATYKADGKRVIIHAENGCHH; encoded by the coding sequence ATGGATCAAGAGCAATTAAGCAAACTACTGGATAAATACCAGGCCGGCACCTGTACTCCTGAAGAGGAAGAGCAGGTGCTGAACTGGTTAAACAGCAGGAATACAGATCAGGGTGAATGGCATAACATGACGGCTACGGCGCAGCAGGCATACCTGGATGCGCTGTACAAGGATGTTCGCCAGTCAATTAAAATACCGGCCCGCCGGCAGCCGCTGCGTATGATCCTGCGCGTAGCAGCCATTGCCGTAGTGGTATTGGGTGCTGCATTGATGTATATATTGATGAACAGGCCTGAGCAGATGGAAACCATAGAGAGCCTTGCAGGCACCAAAAGGATCCAGCTGCCCGATGGTTCTGTGGTGGTGCTGAATGCAGCAAGTAAACTGCACTATATGGCAGACTGGGAAACAAGGGAAGTGATCCTGGAAGGGGAAGCTTTCTTTGATGTAAAGGCCAGCAGCGAATTGCCTTTTGTGATCACCAGCGGTGAAGTGCGTACGCGGGTATTGGGTACGAGTTTTAACATCCAGGCTTATCCCAAAGATGGAAAGATCAGTGTAGGTGTGATCACCGGGAAAGTGGAAATGAGTAAAGCCGCAGAAAAAATAATACTGGAAAAAGGAGAAGCCGGTGTGTTTGATAAACAGCAGGGAAAGCTGAGCCATGGGGTGTTTCAGAAGGAGCCGGAAGCATGGGTGAAAGGAGAGCTCAACTTTTTCCATATGCCGCTGTCAGAAGTTACGGTGGTATTGCAACGCCATTATGATGTCAGCATAGAGATCAGTAATAATAGTTCAAAACAATGTGAAATAACAGGCAGGTTCCATGTCAACCAAACGATAGATGAAGTATTGCAATTAATATGTAAAACAATTGATGCCACGTATAAAGCAGATGGAAAAAGGGTCATTATCCACGCAGAGAACGGCTGTCATCATTAA